In a genomic window of Alkalihalobacillus sp. TS-13:
- a CDS encoding MFS transporter, which yields MENWRKSARFLWLCNFIIVAAMTMILPFLPLYLEELGVTGSKALSNWTGAVFSAAFLSGAIMAPIWGIFADKYGQKANLIRAGIGMGILTFSMAFATGPWMLLALRFFMGFFSGFITVSFSYLSRITPKEHTGSALGFLQTGGISGGIIGPLIGGALSDLFGFRAVFAVTGVSILMTLMLVILFIPKDEPMKAVKGKPGTFLDVLRNKQLLILFIATFLLQAAMLSTNSMMTIFVKTFVHNPENLALLAGLAASILGIATIIGSPYLGKLGDRIGHIKMLPVVMLLSGLLFFPQLWTDNIYELYIWRFLQGLILGGVWPAIQTLIHKKTPDDIQGRAFGVTASCRFLGNLTGPIIGGWISGSFMTAYVFGFAGALLVIGSGLVKWGVHKN from the coding sequence ATGGAGAATTGGCGCAAAAGTGCACGTTTCTTGTGGCTTTGTAATTTCATAATCGTTGCAGCAATGACGATGATATTGCCCTTTTTACCACTTTATCTCGAAGAATTGGGCGTAACAGGAAGTAAGGCTCTTAGTAATTGGACTGGAGCTGTTTTTTCTGCGGCATTTTTATCCGGAGCTATCATGGCACCGATCTGGGGGATTTTTGCAGATAAATATGGTCAAAAAGCAAACTTGATCCGTGCCGGAATCGGTATGGGTATTTTGACGTTTTCGATGGCCTTTGCAACTGGTCCATGGATGTTGTTAGCATTGCGCTTTTTCATGGGATTCTTTTCAGGCTTTATTACGGTATCTTTTTCATACTTATCCAGAATCACACCGAAAGAACATACCGGGAGTGCCCTTGGCTTTTTACAAACAGGTGGCATATCAGGTGGAATCATCGGACCGCTTATTGGCGGAGCTTTATCAGACTTGTTCGGATTCCGTGCTGTGTTTGCAGTAACCGGAGTCAGCATTCTTATGACATTGATGCTCGTCATCCTTTTCATTCCGAAAGATGAGCCTATGAAAGCTGTGAAGGGAAAGCCAGGGACGTTTCTGGATGTGTTACGCAATAAGCAGCTTCTTATTTTATTCATTGCCACGTTTCTATTACAAGCAGCGATGTTAAGTACAAACTCGATGATGACGATTTTCGTGAAAACCTTCGTGCATAACCCGGAAAACTTAGCTCTTCTTGCTGGGTTAGCTGCATCAATCCTTGGAATTGCCACGATTATTGGATCACCCTATCTCGGAAAATTAGGTGATCGGATCGGGCATATCAAGATGCTTCCGGTCGTTATGTTGTTAAGCGGGTTGTTATTCTTTCCGCAATTATGGACAGATAATATCTATGAGCTTTATATATGGAGATTTCTGCAAGGCTTGATATTAGGTGGCGTCTGGCCGGCAATTCAGACGTTGATCCATAAAAAAACCCCAGATGATATACAAGGACGAGCTTTTGGTGTCACTGCCAGCTGCCGATTCCTAGGGAATTTGACGGGACCAATCATCGGCGGTTGGATTTCTGGAAGCTTCATGACCGCTTACGTGTTTGGGTTTGCAGGAGCACTCCTGGTGATTGGAAGCGGACTCGTAAAATGGGGCGTGCATAAGAATTAA
- a CDS encoding DUF2157 domain-containing protein: MNERRWLKKEGPKWIEKGLIEKEQLDGILSLYEKKNNNLLPILASILIGLGVLTFVASNWGNMSDLFRLVIICAALTGFQLSGYRLIEKGSETLGIALVGIGVITFGAGIFLTAQMFHIVSYTATAFILWMVVALLTYAILPNSYIYLLSLVIGVSGMIYSAISFQGFSFVLAFLILFAAGYLTFKENHPLFYYIYTIAYSITGITLLVDYDLTYLWMTIIFFILYGISELIPGEKGQLAFRNMSIIGSLAVIFIHVFFLDELVRYEGDVIGSGALYFIMLIGLSALIAWNKFRQSTHSNWLDLALFLPLFLISEIGDLLYLLLAFSYSLFILIQGYQLEESERINRGTFLFLISTLVAYIQLAWDFLPKSMFFLAGGVLLFILSWLLERRRRKWAHQAKGGRS; the protein is encoded by the coding sequence ATGAATGAACGAAGATGGTTGAAAAAAGAGGGTCCAAAATGGATAGAGAAAGGACTGATTGAAAAAGAACAGCTTGACGGTATCTTATCGTTATATGAGAAAAAGAACAACAATCTTTTGCCGATCTTAGCAAGTATTCTAATTGGCCTGGGGGTTCTTACGTTTGTAGCTTCCAATTGGGGTAACATGAGTGATTTGTTCAGGCTAGTCATCATTTGCGCAGCACTCACCGGTTTCCAGCTGAGTGGATACCGCCTCATTGAAAAAGGATCTGAAACACTTGGAATTGCTCTGGTAGGAATCGGGGTGATCACCTTCGGAGCAGGAATATTCCTGACTGCTCAAATGTTCCATATCGTTTCATATACCGCAACAGCCTTTATTTTATGGATGGTGGTCGCTTTATTAACGTATGCAATTCTTCCGAACAGCTATATTTATCTCTTGTCTTTGGTGATCGGTGTTTCAGGCATGATCTATAGTGCCATCTCTTTTCAAGGCTTCAGCTTTGTATTAGCTTTCCTTATTCTGTTTGCAGCAGGATACTTGACGTTTAAAGAGAATCATCCACTCTTTTATTACATCTATACAATCGCTTATTCAATTACAGGAATAACGTTGTTAGTGGACTACGATTTAACATACTTATGGATGACGATCATCTTCTTCATCCTTTATGGAATCAGTGAATTGATTCCAGGTGAGAAGGGTCAGCTTGCATTCAGGAATATGAGTATCATCGGTAGTTTAGCAGTTATCTTCATCCATGTCTTCTTTTTGGATGAACTTGTCCGTTATGAAGGGGATGTCATCGGAAGCGGCGCGTTATATTTTATCATGCTGATTGGACTCAGTGCCTTGATTGCATGGAACAAATTCCGTCAGAGCACACATTCCAATTGGCTAGATCTTGCTTTATTTTTACCGTTGTTCTTAATAAGTGAAATCGGGGACCTGCTTTATTTACTGCTTGCCTTCAGCTATTCCTTATTCATATTGATACAAGGATACCAATTAGAAGAATCGGAACGGATCAATCGTGGGACTTTTCTGTTCCTGATCAGTACTCTCGTCGCTTATATTCAATTGGCTTGGGACTTTCTGCCAAAGTCGATGTTCTTCTTAGCTGGAGGGGTTTTGCTCTTCATCCTAAGCTGGCTGCTTGAACGGAGAAGAAGAAAATGGGCGCACCAGGCAAAAGGAGGGCGATCATGA
- a CDS encoding cyclic-phosphate processing receiver domain-containing protein, which translates to MSKINVFLDDVRPCPDNYILASDIEECIKLLKEKDIQHLSLDHDLENKYRNGYMLVEYMVKHKLFAETITVHSANSGAGKRMFMLLKDAQEDFLIPGEVKISYHPLPIRINRSQ; encoded by the coding sequence TTGTCAAAAATTAACGTGTTTTTAGACGATGTCCGTCCATGTCCCGACAATTATATTTTAGCTTCTGACATTGAAGAATGTATTAAATTGTTAAAGGAAAAGGATATTCAACATCTTTCTTTAGACCATGATTTAGAAAACAAGTATCGAAATGGATATATGCTTGTAGAGTATATGGTGAAACATAAATTATTTGCAGAAACCATCACGGTTCATTCCGCTAATTCTGGTGCTGGGAAGCGAATGTTTATGTTATTGAAAGATGCCCAAGAGGATTTTCTCATTCCAGGAGAAGTGAAAATCTCATACCATCCATTACCAATAAGAATAAATAGGTCTCAGTAG
- the htpX gene encoding protease HtpX → MAKRIFLFILTNILVLTTIMIVLSLLGVNNYIGADGNIMFGQLLVFSAVIGFSGSFISLAISRWMAKKMMGVKVIDPDRPNSSYEQDLVERVHRLSRAAGLTKMPEVGIYDSPEVNAFATGPSKRRSLVAVSSGLLQNMDDDAVEGVLAHEVAHISNGDMVTMTLLQGVINTFVVFLSRIAAWAVAQLVDEDKAALVHFLAIIVFQIAFSILGAIVVMAYSRYREFHADRGGADLAGKDKMIHALESLRAHVNRVDTRQESLATMKISGGKKKKMLFSTHPDLDERIRRLHAK, encoded by the coding sequence ATGGCAAAGAGAATTTTTCTGTTTATCCTGACAAACATTCTAGTCCTTACTACTATCATGATTGTCTTATCGTTGTTAGGTGTAAACAATTACATCGGTGCTGATGGCAACATCATGTTCGGCCAATTATTGGTCTTCAGTGCGGTCATTGGTTTCAGTGGTTCATTCATATCGCTTGCAATTTCTCGTTGGATGGCTAAAAAAATGATGGGTGTCAAGGTCATTGACCCTGACAGACCAAATTCCTCATATGAACAAGATCTTGTGGAACGTGTACACCGTTTGTCACGTGCAGCTGGATTGACAAAGATGCCAGAGGTCGGAATCTATGATTCTCCGGAAGTCAATGCTTTCGCAACTGGTCCATCGAAACGTCGTTCACTCGTCGCTGTTTCAAGCGGATTACTGCAAAACATGGATGACGATGCTGTTGAAGGTGTATTGGCGCACGAAGTCGCTCACATCTCCAATGGGGATATGGTGACGATGACCCTACTCCAGGGTGTTATCAATACATTTGTTGTATTCTTATCACGTATTGCAGCATGGGCAGTCGCACAACTGGTTGATGAAGACAAAGCGGCATTGGTCCATTTCCTTGCCATCATTGTTTTCCAAATCGCATTTTCAATTCTTGGTGCGATTGTGGTCATGGCTTACTCAAGATACCGTGAATTCCATGCGGACCGTGGCGGTGCAGATCTAGCTGGGAAAGATAAGATGATTCATGCACTTGAATCCTTACGGGCTCACGTAAACCGGGTCGATACTCGTCAAGAATCACTTGCAACAATGAAAATCAGCGGTGGTAAGAAGAAGAAAATGCTGTTCTCGACTCACCCAGATCTAGACGAGCGTATCCGTCGTTTACATGCTAAATAA
- a CDS encoding GDYXXLXY domain-containing protein, translated as MMRKKWIYFLIVLQVLALAGIAASHYLTLKIGEQVVLKTEPIDPRDLFYGDYVTLNYEISTLSQNLLGDEDIEQRETVYVVLQKAGDVHEAKSVHRNKPEVTNDEIVLKGKVRWIDEYSNILTVDYGIERFYVEEGTGKTIEDERADKVVVRIAPWGNVVIEELLSNDG; from the coding sequence ATGATGCGAAAGAAATGGATCTATTTCTTGATCGTGCTTCAAGTGTTGGCTCTTGCAGGCATAGCTGCATCACATTATTTGACGTTGAAAATCGGTGAACAGGTTGTATTGAAAACAGAACCGATCGATCCGCGCGATCTCTTTTACGGGGATTACGTGACATTGAATTACGAGATTTCAACCTTATCTCAAAATTTATTAGGAGATGAGGACATTGAACAGAGGGAAACGGTATATGTCGTCCTTCAGAAAGCGGGCGATGTTCATGAAGCGAAAAGTGTTCATCGGAATAAACCTGAAGTCACAAATGATGAAATCGTCTTAAAAGGTAAAGTCCGTTGGATTGATGAATATTCTAATATTTTGACGGTTGATTATGGAATCGAACGATTTTATGTGGAAGAAGGCACCGGAAAGACTATTGAAGATGAGCGCGCTGATAAAGTAGTAGTGCGTATCGCTCCGTGGGGAAATGTCGTAATAGAAGAACTTTTGTCGAATGATGGCTGA
- a CDS encoding ABC-F family ATP-binding cassette domain-containing protein: MSILHVNGLTHGFGDRTLFDQIEFRLLKGEHVGLVGANGSGKSTLLKLLIGELVPDGGDIERHPGIEIGYLEQHPDFKKGETIKTYLQGAFARFYELEKEMLSITERLSDPKNINLEKDLGRLGKIQDTLDAHEFYKIDTTIEEVAAGLGITPLGMTTETDQLSGGQRTKLMLAKLLLSQPDVLLMDEPTNYLDDVHITWLQKYLSDYPNAFILISHDTSFMNAVVTVIHHLEHKKLTRYVGDYNAFTEAYELRKKQTYQAFVRQQKEIDKLEDYIRRNKARASTAKQAKSREKKLEKIDRIEKPSSLPVPRFKFDVCREPNQEVVIANELQVGYERPLFSGIDLTIKKNMKIAITGYNGIGKSTTIKSLLGLIEPLGGEVKIGSFVRPVYFEQEITLPIKESALQYVWSRFPFMQEKDVRKRLARSGLKNEHIYQPMNTLSGGEQTKVRLCELMMEESNFLVLDEPTNHLDVRAKEALKEALRKYKGTLLIVSHEPEFYQEWVTDIWNVENWVS, translated from the coding sequence ATGAGTATATTACATGTCAATGGACTGACACACGGTTTTGGTGACCGGACTTTATTCGATCAAATCGAATTCAGGCTTTTGAAAGGTGAGCATGTCGGGCTTGTAGGTGCCAATGGGAGCGGAAAATCTACATTATTGAAACTGCTTATTGGAGAGTTAGTTCCTGATGGCGGCGATATCGAACGGCATCCAGGCATTGAAATCGGCTATCTAGAGCAGCACCCTGATTTTAAAAAAGGAGAAACCATCAAAACTTACTTGCAAGGTGCATTTGCACGTTTTTATGAACTAGAAAAAGAGATGTTGAGCATCACTGAACGCTTATCAGACCCGAAGAATATCAATTTAGAAAAAGATCTCGGACGACTCGGGAAAATCCAGGATACGTTGGATGCTCATGAGTTTTACAAAATCGATACAACAATAGAAGAAGTAGCAGCAGGCTTAGGGATTACACCTTTAGGGATGACTACGGAGACGGATCAGTTGAGCGGGGGACAGCGTACCAAGTTGATGCTTGCGAAACTTTTGTTGAGTCAACCAGATGTCTTATTGATGGATGAGCCAACGAACTACTTGGACGATGTTCATATCACCTGGCTTCAGAAATATCTATCGGATTACCCGAATGCGTTTATCCTGATCTCACATGACACATCATTCATGAACGCGGTGGTGACAGTGATCCACCATTTAGAGCATAAAAAATTGACTCGATATGTAGGAGATTACAACGCTTTTACAGAAGCCTATGAATTACGGAAAAAACAAACCTATCAGGCTTTTGTCCGGCAGCAAAAGGAAATCGACAAGCTGGAGGATTACATCCGCCGAAATAAAGCGAGGGCTTCGACTGCCAAGCAAGCGAAGAGCCGTGAAAAAAAGCTGGAGAAAATCGATCGCATTGAAAAACCGTCAAGTTTACCTGTTCCACGCTTCAAGTTTGATGTATGCCGTGAACCGAATCAAGAAGTGGTGATAGCGAACGAGCTGCAGGTCGGTTACGAGAGACCATTGTTTAGCGGCATCGATTTGACGATCAAAAAGAATATGAAGATTGCGATCACAGGATACAACGGAATCGGAAAATCAACGACGATCAAGTCCTTACTGGGTCTCATTGAACCACTTGGAGGAGAAGTGAAGATTGGAAGCTTCGTGAGACCAGTTTATTTTGAGCAGGAAATCACGCTGCCAATTAAAGAGTCTGCTCTTCAATATGTGTGGTCCAGATTCCCGTTCATGCAAGAAAAGGATGTACGGAAGCGTCTGGCGAGAAGCGGTTTGAAAAACGAACACATTTATCAGCCGATGAACACCCTGAGTGGAGGAGAGCAGACGAAGGTGAGGCTATGTGAGCTGATGATGGAGGAAAGTAACTTTCTTGTCCTGGATGAACCA
- a CDS encoding DUF1836 domain-containing protein, with product MPSFKLTRKQMAKLLISLQPDQDKTPLDVLKQAWLESNGQSEGLDENGIPEPSFPGIFEKIIKGPRQDKGFSINEIVSLGNQIEYSSLSTSAVQNWVKRDVRNLIGSPQKGKKYSLEQAAILFIVEDLKSTLDFLSIRNLLTLIFNNIEDRHDDLIDPLDFYYTYAAIFEELDLNNDQVVDVDFRVKNGAKAETLVFKKAENKIQYLENLDSKEQSIVKNGLVIATLSVQTSYFQSVSRQFLNKTLFI from the coding sequence ATGCCTTCCTTTAAACTTACCCGTAAACAAATGGCAAAACTGCTCATATCTTTACAGCCTGATCAAGACAAAACACCCTTGGATGTGCTGAAACAAGCCTGGCTTGAATCGAATGGCCAATCAGAAGGGCTTGATGAGAACGGAATTCCCGAACCTTCATTTCCTGGCATTTTTGAAAAAATCATCAAAGGGCCGAGACAGGACAAGGGCTTCTCAATCAACGAAATTGTTTCTCTCGGAAATCAGATCGAGTATAGCAGTCTTTCAACTAGTGCCGTTCAAAATTGGGTGAAGAGGGATGTTCGAAATTTGATCGGTTCACCTCAGAAGGGAAAGAAATATTCTCTAGAACAAGCAGCGATTCTTTTTATCGTCGAAGATCTCAAGAGTACGCTTGATTTCCTATCCATACGAAATCTGCTAACACTCATCTTCAATAATATCGAAGACCGACATGACGATCTTATTGATCCGCTTGATTTCTATTATACATATGCAGCTATTTTTGAAGAGCTGGATCTGAACAATGACCAGGTTGTTGATGTCGATTTTCGTGTGAAGAATGGCGCTAAAGCTGAAACGCTTGTTTTTAAGAAAGCGGAAAATAAAATCCAGTACCTTGAAAACTTGGATAGTAAAGAACAATCCATTGTGAAAAATGGGTTGGTGATAGCGACATTATCCGTACAAACTTCGTACTTTCAATCTGTTTCCCGGCAATTTTTAAACAAGACCTTATTCATATGA
- a CDS encoding BsuPI-related putative proteinase inhibitor, which produces MYRLATIFLVLLLTACGTSNQPEEPESQPTNGEASEDKKEKSSEGNDSVSDELQLNVVSFTDNKVVIELQNQTESSKELQFSSGQQYDMWITDQDGKQVFHWAEGKMFTQALKTITIEPGQKHTFEVDIPKLDPGTYKVKFKVTSKPPIETSFTHTIE; this is translated from the coding sequence ATGTATCGACTTGCAACGATTTTTCTAGTCCTTCTTCTGACTGCATGTGGGACAAGCAATCAACCTGAAGAACCAGAATCCCAGCCGACAAATGGAGAAGCAAGTGAAGATAAAAAGGAGAAAAGTTCGGAAGGGAATGATAGCGTGTCAGATGAATTACAGCTTAACGTCGTTTCATTCACTGATAATAAAGTGGTGATTGAGCTCCAAAATCAGACGGAAAGTTCTAAAGAGCTCCAATTTTCCAGTGGTCAGCAATATGATATGTGGATCACGGATCAAGATGGAAAACAAGTCTTTCATTGGGCAGAAGGTAAAATGTTCACTCAAGCTTTGAAGACGATCACGATAGAACCAGGTCAGAAACATACGTTTGAAGTGGATATTCCAAAACTTGATCCCGGCACGTATAAAGTGAAGTTCAAAGTAACATCAAAACCGCCAATTGAGACATCATTTACACATACGATTGAATAA